In Cloacibacterium caeni, a single window of DNA contains:
- a CDS encoding aminotransferase class V-fold PLP-dependent enzyme, which yields MNALAENKTVLAHNDFFEILRNVEYKRLDTHKQVYLDFTGGNLYAKSQILEHQDLLINNILGNPHSTNPTSQLSTKLVEEARQKVIDYFNAEDYYCIFTQNASNALKIVGESYPFNEKSHFLLLADNHNSVNGIRQFCLSKGGKVTYAPIYYQDLRMDENFVMEKLQESENFENKLFAFPAQSNVSGVKHDLGWIKKAQDLGWDVLLDAAAFVPTNQLDLKEVKPDFVCVSFYKIFGYPTGIGCLLVNKEKFKKLQKPWFAGGTVSLVSVNAIHHFLINNHERFEDGTLNYLDIPAVKIGLDYIENIGIQRINERVASLRKYLFEKLESLQHDNGRKLIQIFGPKDHQNLGGTIILGFYNQEGVRYEFEQIEEMANQHNISLRSGCFCNPGIDEVNNCLTDNELATYYSSHEQGDYKDMIKFLGKMRGATRISVGIATTKNDIDKLMNFIRELLNK from the coding sequence ATGAATGCATTAGCAGAGAATAAGACCGTTTTAGCACACAATGATTTCTTCGAAATTCTGAGAAATGTAGAATACAAACGTTTAGATACACACAAGCAAGTTTATCTAGATTTTACGGGAGGAAATCTCTATGCTAAATCACAGATTTTGGAACATCAAGATTTGTTGATTAATAATATTCTCGGCAATCCACATTCTACCAATCCTACATCTCAATTGTCAACAAAATTGGTAGAAGAAGCGAGACAAAAGGTAATTGACTACTTCAATGCAGAAGATTATTACTGCATTTTTACTCAAAATGCTTCTAATGCATTGAAAATTGTAGGAGAATCTTATCCATTCAACGAAAAATCACATTTTTTACTTCTTGCAGATAACCATAATTCAGTAAATGGAATTCGTCAATTTTGCCTATCAAAAGGCGGAAAAGTAACGTACGCTCCTATCTATTATCAGGATTTAAGAATGGACGAAAATTTCGTGATGGAAAAACTTCAAGAATCTGAAAATTTCGAAAATAAACTCTTCGCATTTCCTGCTCAGTCAAACGTTTCGGGCGTGAAACACGATTTAGGTTGGATTAAAAAAGCACAAGATTTAGGTTGGGATGTTTTACTAGATGCAGCAGCATTTGTCCCAACGAATCAATTGGATTTAAAAGAAGTAAAACCAGATTTTGTTTGTGTTTCTTTTTATAAAATTTTTGGCTATCCTACAGGAATTGGTTGTCTCTTGGTGAATAAAGAAAAGTTTAAAAAACTACAAAAACCATGGTTTGCAGGTGGAACCGTAAGTTTGGTTTCGGTGAATGCCATTCATCATTTTTTGATTAATAACCACGAGAGATTCGAAGATGGAACGCTCAATTATTTAGACATTCCTGCGGTAAAAATTGGTTTAGATTACATCGAAAATATCGGAATACAGCGCATTAATGAACGTGTAGCTTCTCTCAGAAAATATCTATTCGAAAAATTAGAAAGTTTACAACACGATAATGGTAGAAAATTAATTCAGATTTTCGGTCCAAAAGACCATCAGAATCTTGGAGGAACCATTATTTTAGGGTTTTACAACCAAGAAGGCGTTCGTTATGAATTTGAACAAATAGAAGAAATGGCAAATCAACATAACATTTCACTTCGTTCAGGTTGTTTCTGCAATCCCGGTATTGACGAAGTTAATAATTGCTTAACAGACAATGAATTAGCAACCTACTACTCTTCTCACGAACAAGGTGATTACAAAGACATGATTAAATTTTTAGGAAAAATGCGTGGCGCAACTAGAATTTCTGTAGGAATTGCTACTACTAAAAATGATATTGATAAACTGATGAATTTCATAAGAGAATTGCTCAATAAGTAA
- a CDS encoding iron-containing alcohol dehydrogenase: protein MLNFEFKNPTKIIFGKGEIAKISREIPKTEKILVLYGGGSIKTNGVYDQVKAALEGYNWEEFGGIPANPEYEVLLEALKIIKEKNITYMLAVGGGSVIDGVKFLSAAANYEGEPWDILKNGIRTEEGKGLPFASVLTLPATGSEMNSGAVVSRREIGQKLGMGGPGLFPQFSILDPEVIRSIPKKQIANGITDAYTHVLEQYMTVKTSATLQDRFAESILQTLQEIAPKMMEEEFDYDSAANFMWSCTMALNGLIQKGVISDWAIHGIGHELTAQFGIDHARTLAIIAPSHYRYNFDAKKEKLAQYAERVWNVTEGSTEEKALKGIEKMEAFFQSLGIKTKLSEYTENYQGTAEKIQEAFIARNWLAIGEKGIVKPEDAKKIVEMAY, encoded by the coding sequence ATGTTAAATTTTGAATTTAAAAATCCTACAAAAATCATTTTCGGTAAAGGCGAAATCGCTAAAATTTCTAGAGAAATCCCGAAAACAGAAAAAATATTAGTGCTTTACGGAGGCGGAAGCATTAAAACCAATGGCGTTTACGACCAAGTAAAAGCAGCATTAGAAGGCTACAACTGGGAAGAATTCGGTGGAATTCCTGCAAATCCAGAATATGAAGTTTTATTAGAAGCTTTAAAAATCATCAAAGAAAAAAATATCACTTACATGTTAGCAGTAGGTGGTGGTTCTGTAATTGATGGAGTTAAATTCCTTTCTGCAGCAGCTAATTATGAAGGAGAACCTTGGGATATTTTAAAAAATGGAATTAGAACAGAAGAAGGAAAAGGTTTACCATTTGCTTCTGTACTTACGCTTCCTGCAACAGGTTCTGAAATGAATTCTGGCGCAGTAGTTTCTAGAAGAGAAATCGGTCAGAAATTAGGAATGGGAGGTCCTGGTTTATTCCCTCAATTTTCTATTTTAGACCCAGAAGTGATTCGTTCAATCCCTAAAAAACAAATTGCAAACGGAATTACAGATGCTTACACTCACGTTTTAGAGCAATATATGACTGTAAAAACCTCTGCTACACTTCAAGACCGTTTTGCCGAAAGTATTTTACAAACTTTACAAGAAATTGCTCCAAAAATGATGGAAGAAGAGTTCGATTATGATTCAGCTGCTAATTTTATGTGGAGTTGTACCATGGCTTTAAATGGATTGATTCAAAAAGGAGTCATTTCTGACTGGGCAATTCACGGAATTGGTCACGAATTAACTGCTCAATTTGGTATAGACCATGCCAGAACTTTAGCCATTATTGCACCTTCTCATTACCGTTATAATTTTGATGCTAAAAAAGAAAAATTAGCACAATATGCAGAAAGAGTTTGGAATGTGACAGAAGGTTCTACCGAAGAAAAAGCATTGAAAGGAATAGAAAAAATGGAAGCTTTCTTCCAAAGTTTAGGGATAAAAACCAAATTATCTGAGTACACCGAAAACTACCAAGGAACAGCAGAAAAAATTCAAGAAGCATTTATTGCTAGAAATTGGTTAGCGATTGGCGAAAAAGGCATTGTAAAACCTGAAGATGCTAAAAAAATTGTAGAAATGGCGTACTAA
- a CDS encoding phosphoenolpyruvate carboxylase, with protein sequence MINEARLEKFRQVVENKFQIYNSLFMSLPYDKMTNIGMLLPFLYEESRDGYEEGKSPEEIVEEFFKKHTEVTTEEQKQELLFKIIQYIERQVVLFDSIEDAAFQQLHSESDAGTVMQLHERALQEHKLGKVREKLEDFAVKVVFTAHPTQFYPNAVQRILHDLRSAILKDDINEIDLLLQQLGKTPFVNKERPTPLDEALSIIFYLRYVYYDTIGELYKKLKQSFGNEYFDIHQDVFQLGFWPGGDRDGNPFVTADVTLKVANELRNSILKNYYNHLKDLRRRLSFRGVSEVLEKLSNELYNNIFKNENSISSETILKYLSEAEHILKTQHNGLFTNILVDYRDRVKIFGTHFATLDIRQDSRIHQKVIDELVTKYSKQNVAELTNSEKVNILISEHILANPDDFEDEIIKETLKSVINVKEVQAKNGERGMHRYIISNSDTVEDVMNVFALFKVCGYQDEDINIDIVPLFETMEGLANAEKVMQDLYNDEVYQKHLAKRKREQTIMLGFSDGTKDGGYLKANWEIYATKERLSKVSEENDVKVIFFDGRGGPPARGGGKTHQFYASQGKTIANNKIELTIQGQTITSVFGNKDQAKYNFEQLLTAGIENEVFKNHKKDLTEKERALIEELAELSYVKYVDLKQNPLFVPYLQEISTLQYYGKTNIGSRPSKRGAGNELKFEDLRAIPFVGSWSQLKQNIPGFFGFGTAIKKLKDEGRIEEVKDLFRNSDFFKTLVLNSMMAMNKSYFPLTYYMKNHPKFGEFWQVLFSEYELSKEMMFEITGFHSLMEEEPVGRKSVKIREKIVLPLLSIQQYALMKLQKNEGDRETLEKLVTRSLFGNINASRNSA encoded by the coding sequence ATGATTAATGAAGCCCGCTTAGAAAAATTTCGTCAGGTTGTAGAAAATAAATTTCAGATTTATAACAGCTTGTTTATGAGCCTTCCGTATGATAAAATGACCAACATCGGAATGCTTTTGCCGTTTCTTTATGAAGAAAGTAGAGATGGCTATGAAGAAGGAAAATCTCCAGAAGAAATTGTAGAAGAATTCTTCAAAAAACATACAGAAGTTACTACAGAAGAACAAAAGCAGGAACTGCTTTTTAAGATTATTCAATACATTGAAAGGCAAGTGGTGCTTTTTGACAGTATAGAAGATGCAGCTTTTCAACAGTTGCATTCAGAAAGTGATGCGGGAACGGTAATGCAATTGCATGAACGTGCTTTGCAAGAACATAAACTAGGAAAAGTTCGCGAAAAGTTAGAAGATTTTGCCGTAAAAGTGGTTTTTACAGCGCATCCTACACAGTTTTATCCGAATGCTGTACAAAGAATTTTGCATGATTTGCGTTCTGCTATTTTAAAAGATGACATAAATGAAATAGACCTTTTACTTCAACAGTTAGGAAAAACTCCATTTGTAAATAAAGAGCGACCAACACCGCTAGATGAAGCATTAAGCATTATTTTTTACTTGAGATATGTGTATTATGACACGATTGGTGAATTGTATAAAAAACTGAAACAATCTTTCGGAAATGAATATTTTGATATACATCAAGACGTTTTTCAATTAGGTTTTTGGCCAGGAGGAGACAGAGATGGGAATCCTTTTGTGACGGCAGATGTTACGCTAAAAGTTGCCAATGAACTTAGAAATTCTATTCTCAAAAATTATTACAATCATTTAAAAGATTTAAGAAGACGATTAAGTTTTAGAGGCGTTTCAGAAGTTTTAGAAAAATTAAGCAATGAATTGTACAATAACATTTTCAAAAATGAAAATTCTATTTCTAGTGAAACGATTTTAAAATATTTATCAGAAGCTGAACATATTCTGAAAACTCAACATAATGGACTTTTTACCAATATTTTGGTAGATTACAGAGACCGAGTTAAGATTTTTGGAACTCATTTTGCAACTTTGGATATTCGCCAAGATAGCAGAATTCACCAAAAAGTGATAGATGAGTTGGTGACGAAATATTCTAAGCAAAATGTTGCAGAACTTACCAATTCTGAAAAAGTAAATATCTTGATTTCTGAACATATTCTGGCTAATCCTGATGATTTCGAAGATGAAATTATCAAAGAAACCCTAAAAAGCGTCATCAATGTTAAAGAAGTTCAGGCCAAAAATGGCGAAAGAGGAATGCATCGTTACATCATTTCTAATTCTGATACGGTAGAAGATGTGATGAATGTTTTCGCTTTGTTCAAAGTGTGTGGTTATCAAGATGAAGACATCAACATAGATATTGTTCCGCTTTTTGAAACTATGGAAGGACTTGCCAATGCAGAAAAAGTGATGCAGGATTTATACAATGATGAAGTTTATCAAAAACATTTGGCAAAGAGAAAAAGAGAACAAACGATAATGCTCGGTTTTTCTGATGGAACCAAAGATGGTGGTTATTTAAAAGCCAATTGGGAAATTTATGCTACCAAAGAAAGACTTTCTAAAGTTTCTGAAGAGAATGATGTAAAAGTAATTTTCTTTGACGGTAGAGGTGGACCTCCAGCTCGTGGTGGTGGTAAAACGCACCAGTTCTACGCAAGCCAAGGAAAAACTATCGCCAATAACAAAATAGAATTAACGATTCAAGGTCAAACCATTACTTCGGTTTTTGGAAATAAAGATCAAGCAAAATATAATTTTGAGCAACTTTTGACTGCTGGAATCGAGAATGAAGTTTTTAAAAATCACAAAAAAGATTTAACCGAAAAAGAAAGAGCCTTAATTGAAGAATTAGCAGAATTGAGTTATGTGAAATATGTTGATTTAAAGCAAAATCCACTGTTTGTACCTTATTTGCAAGAAATAAGTACGCTTCAATATTACGGGAAAACCAACATAGGAAGTAGACCGAGCAAACGTGGCGCAGGAAATGAATTGAAATTCGAGGATTTAAGAGCGATTCCTTTTGTGGGAAGTTGGAGCCAACTGAAGCAAAATATACCAGGGTTTTTTGGTTTTGGAACTGCAATTAAAAAATTAAAAGACGAAGGCAGAATAGAAGAAGTAAAAGATTTATTTAGAAATTCTGATTTCTTTAAAACTTTGGTGCTTAATTCTATGATGGCGATGAATAAATCTTATTTTCCGCTCACCTATTACATGAAAAATCATCCTAAATTCGGCGAGTTTTGGCAAGTTTTGTTTAGTGAATATGAATTGTCTAAAGAAATGATGTTCGAAATTACAGGTTTCCATAGTTTGATGGAAGAAGAACCAGTAGGAAGAAAATCCGTGAAAATTAGAGAAAAAATAGTGCTTCCGTTGTTGAGTATTCAGCAGTATGCACTCATGAAATTACAGAAAAACGAAGGAGATAGAGAAACGCTCGAAAAATTGGTTACTCGTTCTCTTTTTGGAAATATAAATGCGAGTAGGAATTCGGCATAA
- a CDS encoding S8/S53 family peptidase, with protein MKKIIHLYFLFFFSFVFSQTELVFVYFKDKPNASAFLANPLSELSQKALDRRTNLGIAITAQDAPIEPAYIQNIQNLGFTVNDKSKWLNGVAVIATAAQIAQLQAESYVLKVESFVKNNPSGKTTKKEKFPKNLSSKISFNYGNSLAQIDQVNLRTLHVQGFTGSGISIAVIDTGFPTVNTGSAFARMRNNGQIKDVYNFISKNTDVYNTSLNNHGTNCLGIIGGYLDGTFVGAAPDANFYLYATEVGDEEIPEEELYWIQAAEEADRKGVDIISTSLGYADFFDDTRYNYTYAQMNGSTSFIARAAQIASEKGIIVVVAAGNEGNQTWKYISTPADNENVFTIGGVDSTGNPSIFTSFGPNSAGKVKPDASARATSTYFAYNNGAYPGNGTSYATPLSAGGIACLLQAIPNSTNREFLKNSLRQTASLYPNYTDQLGYGILNFGQVLSSFLKTNEFYSQNKAIVYPNPAKQEINISSTQKIEKISVYNSLGQFLFESKTNQINIEKLEKGLYFLKIKTSSSETVEKFIKE; from the coding sequence ATGAAAAAAATCATTCATTTATATTTTCTCTTCTTTTTTAGTTTTGTTTTTTCGCAAACAGAATTGGTATTTGTTTATTTTAAAGACAAACCAAATGCATCTGCTTTTTTAGCCAATCCTCTTTCAGAATTATCACAAAAAGCCCTTGACAGAAGAACCAACCTTGGAATAGCTATTACCGCTCAAGATGCACCAATAGAACCAGCATATATTCAGAATATACAAAATTTGGGATTTACCGTTAATGATAAATCAAAATGGCTCAATGGTGTTGCCGTGATTGCTACAGCAGCTCAAATTGCACAATTACAAGCAGAATCTTATGTATTAAAAGTAGAAAGTTTTGTTAAAAACAATCCTTCTGGAAAAACCACCAAAAAAGAAAAATTCCCTAAAAATTTATCTTCTAAAATAAGTTTCAATTATGGAAACTCTTTAGCTCAAATAGATCAAGTTAATCTTAGAACACTTCATGTACAAGGTTTTACGGGCTCAGGAATTTCCATTGCAGTCATAGATACGGGATTTCCAACAGTAAATACTGGTTCTGCATTTGCTAGAATGAGAAACAATGGGCAAATAAAGGATGTTTATAATTTTATCTCTAAAAATACAGATGTTTACAACACTTCTCTCAACAATCACGGAACCAATTGCTTAGGAATAATCGGAGGTTATCTTGACGGAACTTTTGTGGGAGCAGCTCCAGATGCAAATTTTTATTTATATGCAACGGAAGTGGGCGATGAAGAAATTCCAGAAGAAGAATTATATTGGATTCAAGCCGCAGAAGAAGCCGATAGAAAAGGAGTTGATATTATTTCTACTTCTTTAGGATATGCAGATTTTTTTGATGATACTCGTTACAATTATACTTACGCTCAGATGAATGGCTCTACTTCATTTATTGCAAGAGCCGCACAAATTGCTTCAGAAAAAGGAATAATTGTAGTGGTTGCTGCAGGAAATGAAGGAAACCAAACATGGAAATATATTTCTACACCTGCTGATAATGAAAATGTTTTTACGATTGGAGGTGTAGATAGTACAGGAAATCCTTCTATTTTTACTTCTTTTGGCCCAAATTCTGCGGGAAAAGTTAAACCCGATGCTTCTGCTAGAGCAACTTCTACCTACTTTGCATATAATAATGGTGCATATCCTGGAAATGGAACTTCTTATGCTACCCCACTTTCTGCTGGTGGTATTGCTTGTTTATTACAAGCTATTCCAAACTCTACTAACAGAGAATTTTTGAAAAATAGTTTGAGACAAACTGCATCTCTATACCCTAATTATACTGACCAACTAGGTTATGGAATTTTAAATTTTGGGCAAGTTCTTTCATCTTTCTTAAAAACAAATGAGTTTTATTCACAAAATAAGGCAATTGTATATCCTAATCCTGCAAAACAAGAGATCAATATTTCTTCTACTCAAAAAATTGAAAAAATATCTGTTTATAATAGTTTAGGCCAATTTTTATTCGAATCAAAAACCAATCAAATTAATATTGAGAAATTAGAAAAAGGACTGTATTTTTTAAAAATCAAAACCTCTTCTTCTGAAACCGTAGAAAAGTTCATAAAAGAATAA
- a CDS encoding GDSL-type esterase/lipase family protein, with protein MKNFLKISFLFFVFIFGSLTAQKADFYDDIQHFKKLDAEKTPPKDAILFLGSSSFTMWKDVADYFPDKTIINRAFGGSRLLNLNYYAEDLLNPYQPKQVVIYCGENDIAHDEKPSANEVFKRFKQFYKTVRAHYPNANISYVSIKYSPSREQYWPTMKHVNKKIRNFMNAKKNAEFIDITESMNDENGNIRKDLYLEDMLHMKPEGYKIWTKVMYPYLK; from the coding sequence TTGAAGAATTTTCTTAAAATTTCATTCCTCTTTTTTGTATTTATTTTCGGTTCTCTTACTGCTCAAAAAGCAGATTTTTATGATGATATTCAACATTTTAAAAAATTAGATGCAGAAAAAACGCCACCAAAAGATGCTATCCTTTTCTTGGGAAGTTCATCTTTTACCATGTGGAAAGACGTAGCAGATTATTTCCCTGATAAAACCATTATCAATAGAGCTTTTGGAGGTTCTAGATTGCTTAATCTAAATTACTATGCCGAAGATTTACTCAATCCTTATCAACCGAAACAAGTGGTGATCTATTGCGGCGAAAATGACATTGCGCATGATGAAAAACCTTCTGCAAATGAAGTTTTCAAAAGATTTAAACAATTTTATAAAACGGTAAGAGCTCATTATCCAAATGCCAACATCTCTTACGTTTCCATCAAATATTCGCCAAGTAGAGAACAATATTGGCCTACCATGAAGCATGTGAATAAAAAAATTAGAAACTTCATGAATGCTAAGAAAAATGCAGAATTTATAGACATCACAGAAAGCATGAATGATGAAAATGGCAACATCAGAAAAGATTTATACTTAGAAGACATGCTACACATGAAACCTGAAGGTTATAAAATCTGGACTAAAGTGATGTATCCTTATTTAAAATAA